A window from Flavobacterium gyeonganense encodes these proteins:
- a CDS encoding glycosyltransferase, giving the protein MKTLQTIKSKIIFMSTYPPTQCGIATYTQDTIKGIMDVYGNSISCEICELVKSPKENSTQAFTLNTNDKKDYVRVAEEINNDDLVKLVHIQHEFGLFAGNYGDYLLEFLNAIKKPVTFTFHSVIQNPNNELKTFVKLLLSYSNSVFVMTNQSQEILMRDYNIQEDIITCVPHGTHVVVYETPEQAKQKFNVEGRKVLSTFGLLGEGKNIETGLQALSKIVEKEPNVLYLIIGRTHPNLIIDGVDHYRNKLEALVDELNLHNNVRFINQYLETNELLDYLKATDVYLFTSKDPNQAVSGTFAYAMSCACPLVASKIPHTLEVLSSDCGVLVDIGNVDQFAEATLKLLSDDNLREEMGKNAFRKMRASSWENVAITHMSRYTDLIENDTVIDFDYPEIHLKHVKKLTTELGMIQFSNISIPDLSSGYTLDDNARALVAVGMHYKLTGDKDDLPYMLIYLDFIHRCQKPDGSFINYVDEHNREHIEQNAEVNLEDSNARGIWALGSVIALKDILPENIVQKASECFLKSLPWAETIQSPRSIGFATKGLYLYNSAIPNLYVSAIVNKLNAKLVSSYEINATEDWKWFENYLTYGNGILPESMLYAYLVTNKPIYKKIALESLDFLLSKMFTKNGFKVISNNGWYHKGSEPQEYGEQPIDVSYIIQTLNGFYNEFKNPLYKEYMKTAFNWFLGKNHLNQIMYNPVSGGGYDGLEKDNINLNQGAESTVCYLTARLIMENFKEAECKVIDLVKTKADLIINS; this is encoded by the coding sequence ATGAAAACGCTACAAACTATTAAATCGAAAATTATTTTCATGTCTACTTATCCGCCGACTCAATGTGGTATTGCCACTTATACACAAGATACCATCAAAGGGATTATGGACGTATATGGAAATTCAATCAGCTGTGAAATTTGTGAACTGGTAAAATCTCCCAAAGAAAATTCAACTCAGGCTTTTACATTAAATACAAACGACAAGAAGGACTATGTAAGAGTAGCCGAAGAAATTAATAATGATGATTTGGTAAAACTGGTACACATTCAGCATGAATTTGGTTTATTTGCCGGCAACTATGGAGATTATTTATTAGAGTTTTTAAATGCTATAAAAAAACCGGTAACCTTTACTTTTCACAGTGTTATTCAAAATCCAAATAACGAATTAAAAACTTTTGTAAAATTACTTTTAAGTTACAGTAATTCTGTTTTTGTAATGACAAATCAATCTCAGGAAATCCTAATGAGAGATTATAACATTCAGGAAGACATTATCACATGCGTACCACACGGAACCCACGTTGTGGTTTATGAAACACCTGAACAGGCCAAACAAAAATTCAATGTGGAAGGCAGAAAAGTACTTTCTACTTTCGGACTTTTGGGTGAAGGAAAAAATATTGAGACAGGGTTACAGGCTTTATCTAAAATTGTAGAAAAAGAGCCAAATGTGCTTTACCTGATTATCGGAAGAACGCATCCTAATTTAATTATAGATGGTGTTGATCATTACCGTAATAAATTAGAAGCCCTTGTTGATGAATTAAACTTACATAACAATGTTCGTTTCATCAATCAATATTTAGAAACAAATGAACTTTTGGATTACCTGAAAGCAACAGATGTCTATTTGTTTACTTCAAAAGATCCAAATCAGGCTGTAAGTGGTACTTTTGCTTATGCAATGAGCTGTGCATGCCCTCTTGTTGCATCAAAAATCCCTCATACTTTAGAAGTCCTAAGTTCAGATTGTGGTGTTTTGGTTGATATTGGAAACGTTGATCAGTTTGCTGAAGCAACGCTTAAACTACTTTCTGATGATAATTTAAGAGAGGAAATGGGTAAAAATGCTTTTCGCAAAATGAGAGCATCTTCATGGGAAAATGTTGCCATAACACACATGAGCAGATACACTGACCTAATAGAAAACGATACTGTAATTGACTTCGATTATCCTGAAATTCACCTGAAACACGTTAAAAAACTGACAACCGAATTAGGAATGATTCAATTCAGTAACATTTCTATTCCGGATTTATCTTCTGGTTATACTTTGGATGATAACGCCAGAGCATTGGTAGCCGTTGGGATGCACTATAAATTAACGGGCGACAAAGATGATTTGCCTTATATGCTGATTTACCTCGATTTTATTCACCGTTGTCAAAAACCGGACGGAAGCTTCATTAATTATGTTGATGAACACAACAGAGAACATATCGAACAAAATGCAGAGGTAAACCTTGAAGATTCAAACGCCAGAGGAATCTGGGCATTAGGAAGCGTGATTGCCTTAAAAGATATTTTACCGGAAAACATTGTACAAAAAGCTTCAGAATGTTTTCTGAAAAGCCTGCCTTGGGCTGAAACGATTCAGTCACCGCGTTCGATCGGATTTGCCACAAAAGGATTGTATTTATACAATTCTGCAATCCCAAACTTGTATGTTTCGGCAATTGTCAATAAACTGAATGCAAAACTGGTTTCCAGCTACGAAATCAATGCTACCGAAGACTGGAAATGGTTCGAAAATTATTTAACATACGGAAACGGAATCCTTCCTGAATCTATGTTGTACGCCTATTTGGTAACCAACAAGCCTATTTACAAAAAGATAGCACTGGAATCCCTGGATTTCCTTCTGTCAAAAATGTTTACTAAAAATGGCTTCAAAGTTATTTCAAATAACGGGTGGTACCATAAAGGTTCAGAACCTCAGGAATATGGAGAACAACCAATTGATGTTTCATACATTATACAGACACTAAACGGCTTTTACAATGAATTCAAAAATCCGTTATATAAAGAATATATGAAAACCGCATTTAACTGGTTTTTAGGCAAAAATCATTTAAATCAGATTATGTATAATCCGGTTAGCGGAGGCGGTTATGACGGCCTTGAAAAAGACAATATAAATCTTAACCAGGGTGCAGAATCGACCGTTTGTTATCTGACAGCCAGATTAATCATGGAGAACTTTAAAGAAGCCGAATGCAAGGTAATTGATCTTGTTAAAACAAAGGCTGACCTGATTATAAATTCTTAA
- a CDS encoding DNA topoisomerase IB, whose product MKTNTKSQEKLMTLLITKPEKAIEKLDLVYVSDKSMPIERYKEGDIFVYKKNGRHIKKKSELKRIHSLVLPPAWENVRISDLSNGHLQAIGLDQKNRKQYRYHPKWNLIRNQTKFYKIADFGRMLPAIRKQVDSDLEKKEWSKEKVVALVIRLMEETHIRIGNEKYAKDNKSYGLSTLRKRHINIDKNAIKFEFTGKKGIQHTITIRNKRLIKLVSKCEEIPGWEVFKYYDENGEKRILDSHMVNVYLHEISGEYFSAKDFRTWSASVIFFEALMELGIAENEKEIKKNILTAFDVTAEALGNTRNVCKNYYVHPLLISTYEDGTIKEYFEKLKKAAATDNIFPVQKPYF is encoded by the coding sequence ATGAAAACAAATACAAAATCCCAGGAAAAATTAATGACCCTTTTAATCACAAAACCTGAAAAGGCTATAGAAAAACTAGATTTAGTTTATGTAAGTGATAAATCTATGCCCATAGAGAGATATAAAGAAGGGGATATTTTTGTTTATAAAAAAAATGGAAGGCACATTAAAAAGAAGAGTGAGCTAAAACGTATCCACAGTCTGGTACTCCCGCCTGCATGGGAAAATGTCAGGATTTCGGATTTGTCCAATGGTCATCTTCAGGCGATTGGCCTGGACCAGAAAAACAGAAAGCAGTATCGTTACCATCCAAAATGGAATTTAATCCGCAATCAAACCAAATTCTATAAAATAGCCGATTTTGGGAGAATGCTCCCTGCTATTAGAAAACAGGTCGATTCTGATTTAGAGAAAAAAGAATGGTCAAAAGAAAAAGTCGTAGCACTGGTAATTCGTTTGATGGAAGAAACCCATATCAGGATAGGAAATGAAAAGTATGCTAAAGATAATAAATCTTATGGGCTTTCTACCCTAAGAAAAAGGCACATTAACATTGATAAGAATGCAATAAAATTTGAATTTACCGGCAAAAAGGGAATACAGCATACCATTACTATCCGAAATAAAAGACTCATTAAATTAGTCAGTAAATGTGAGGAAATTCCAGGCTGGGAGGTTTTTAAATATTATGATGAAAATGGCGAAAAGAGAATTCTGGACAGTCACATGGTCAATGTATATCTGCATGAAATATCAGGAGAATATTTTAGTGCGAAAGATTTCCGGACATGGTCAGCATCTGTCATTTTCTTTGAAGCATTAATGGAATTAGGGATTGCAGAAAATGAAAAGGAAATCAAGAAAAATATTTTGACTGCTTTTGATGTTACTGCTGAAGCTTTAGGAAACACACGAAATGTTTGCAAAAACTATTATGTACATCCTTTATTGATTTCAACTTATGAAGACGGAACTATTAAAGAATATTTTGAGAAGTTAAAAAAAGCCGCAGCAACAGACAATATTTTTCCCGTACAGAAACCGTATTTTTAG
- a CDS encoding DinB family protein yields MELKQEITTTFEQLNETISLFTQEEINRIPFEGSWTAGQVIRHIIKATSGFTKVCDSNTKKLDQPADAKIATLKEIFLNLNKKYESPDFIYPESKEYDKINLLATLQKIKNEMLGIATNYDLTLTCMDFEIPGIGNLTIYELLSFGVFHTQRHTYQLKNICTSLKNNPEA; encoded by the coding sequence ATGGAATTAAAACAAGAAATTACCACAACTTTTGAACAATTAAATGAAACAATTTCTTTATTTACGCAAGAAGAGATTAATCGTATTCCGTTTGAAGGAAGCTGGACAGCTGGTCAGGTGATCCGACATATTATAAAAGCAACATCTGGCTTTACTAAAGTTTGCGATTCAAATACCAAAAAGTTAGATCAGCCAGCTGATGCTAAGATTGCTACACTCAAAGAAATATTTCTCAATTTGAATAAAAAATATGAGTCACCCGATTTTATATATCCGGAAAGTAAAGAATACGACAAAATTAATCTGCTAGCCACACTCCAAAAGATCAAAAATGAAATGCTGGGCATAGCCACCAATTATGATTTAACGCTTACCTGCATGGATTTTGAAATACCCGGAATAGGAAATTTAACTATTTATGAACTGCTTAGCTTTGGAGTTTTTCATACGCAAAGACATACATATCAACTAAAAAATATCTGTACTTCATTAAAAAATAATCCCGAAGCTTAA
- a CDS encoding VOC family protein yields the protein MNIPAAHQTIMPYLILQGATKFIDFTKKVFGAAETTTKSLREDGTIMHAEITLNGSTIMVTDENTDWAKQTANLFVYVHNADETYKKAIENGAVSLIELSNQDYGRTCGVTDPFGNVWWITSVNNAHLN from the coding sequence ATGAATATACCGGCAGCACATCAGACTATCATGCCTTATTTGATTTTACAGGGCGCTACAAAATTTATCGATTTCACAAAAAAAGTTTTCGGCGCTGCTGAGACTACTACAAAATCACTTCGGGAAGACGGAACTATTATGCATGCCGAAATTACCCTAAACGGCAGCACGATAATGGTAACTGATGAAAATACCGACTGGGCAAAACAAACTGCAAACTTATTTGTATATGTTCATAATGCAGATGAAACATATAAAAAAGCAATAGAAAACGGTGCAGTTTCTTTAATAGAATTAAGCAATCAGGATTACGGAAGAACCTGTGGGGTAACCGATCCTTTTGGAAATGTATGGTGGATCACTTCTGTAAATAATGCGCATCTTAATTAA
- a CDS encoding DoxX family protein: MKKEKIIFWTTTILIFLFEGVMPALTSQTELAKEGIRHLGYPEYFGNALVIFKILGVLALVIPQVPNRIKEWAYAGFAFDFIFASISHFAVDGLDFQGFFPLIILAILMTSYIYHHKIERAKNSSI; this comes from the coding sequence ATGAAAAAAGAAAAAATTATTTTCTGGACTACGACCATTCTTATTTTTCTGTTTGAAGGTGTCATGCCAGCCCTTACATCACAGACAGAGCTGGCAAAAGAAGGAATAAGGCATTTAGGATATCCTGAATATTTCGGAAATGCATTAGTCATTTTCAAAATTTTGGGCGTATTGGCATTAGTGATTCCGCAAGTACCAAATCGTATTAAGGAGTGGGCTTATGCCGGTTTTGCTTTCGACTTTATATTCGCATCAATAAGTCATTTTGCAGTTGACGGATTGGATTTTCAGGGATTCTTTCCTTTAATCATTCTGGCGATTTTAATGACTTCTTATATCTATCATCATAAAATAGAACGTGCTAAAAACAGTTCTATATAA
- a CDS encoding GNAT family N-acetyltransferase has protein sequence MKNINLIKDNIDNLTGFWKTVGVPSQAYKKQDAIEYCKIQNSGWPNKLWFREDIKESDVSKIIEIVKNNPGLVIPYWDIFESNSSHFLEQNSFEIKTEQIGMFLKLNKKFTLQDNLTFKKVITEEDAKIWSEVYPNAFGYVIRKDILIKDYQNAHFYLVSADKKPIGTFMLYQTEKDMGIHGVGVIPEMRRKGFAEEIMKFAINLSIDLNAETAHLQASAMGKDIYTRLGFEDLFVIRNYVLKRECMANG, from the coding sequence ATGAAAAATATAAATCTCATAAAAGATAATATCGACAATCTAACCGGTTTTTGGAAAACAGTTGGAGTTCCTTCCCAAGCCTACAAAAAACAGGATGCAATCGAATACTGCAAAATACAAAATTCCGGCTGGCCTAATAAGTTGTGGTTTAGAGAAGATATTAAAGAAAGTGATGTCTCAAAAATCATTGAAATTGTAAAAAACAATCCTGGTTTGGTAATTCCATATTGGGATATTTTTGAAAGTAATTCCAGTCATTTTCTGGAACAAAACAGTTTTGAAATCAAAACGGAACAGATTGGAATGTTTTTAAAGCTGAATAAAAAATTCACACTTCAGGATAATTTAACTTTCAAAAAAGTAATTACTGAAGAAGATGCCAAAATCTGGTCAGAGGTTTATCCCAATGCTTTTGGATACGTCATCAGAAAAGACATTCTGATTAAGGATTATCAAAACGCACATTTCTATTTGGTATCTGCAGATAAAAAACCAATCGGAACTTTTATGCTTTACCAAACAGAAAAAGATATGGGGATTCATGGTGTTGGCGTAATTCCCGAAATGCGCAGAAAAGGTTTTGCAGAGGAAATCATGAAATTTGCCATAAATCTCTCTATCGATTTAAATGCCGAAACCGCACATTTACAAGCCTCAGCAATGGGAAAAGATATTTATACCAGATTGGGTTTTGAGGATTTATTTGTAATTCGAAATTATGTTTTGAAAAGGGAGTGCATGGCTAACGGATAA
- a CDS encoding Crp/Fnr family transcriptional regulator, with protein sequence MTFNKEKYLNNLNQKIESYSPISGKTWKFIEEIAEFQTLKKGETLLQNGEIAKNLHFIAKGILRAYITDQQGNFYNKNLFFENAFAGSKVSLMLQTPSNFTIEALEDCLVINIDYKKYMTLINENEDLKNFYIAHLEKNWIIEKEQREVALVMQNATERYVQLLEKHTDIADRIPLLHIASHLGITPTQLSRIRKSLEKDL encoded by the coding sequence ATGACTTTCAATAAAGAAAAATACCTAAACAACCTAAATCAAAAAATTGAAAGTTACTCCCCTATTTCCGGAAAAACATGGAAATTTATTGAGGAAATCGCAGAATTCCAAACCCTTAAAAAAGGTGAAACACTATTACAAAATGGAGAAATCGCTAAAAACCTTCATTTTATAGCAAAAGGAATCCTGAGAGCATATATTACAGACCAACAGGGAAATTTCTACAATAAAAATCTCTTTTTCGAAAATGCATTCGCAGGTTCTAAAGTTTCATTGATGCTTCAAACCCCTTCAAATTTTACAATTGAAGCTTTGGAAGACTGTTTAGTAATCAACATTGACTATAAAAAATATATGACGCTGATTAACGAAAATGAAGATCTCAAAAACTTCTATATCGCTCATTTGGAAAAAAACTGGATTATCGAAAAAGAGCAAAGAGAAGTTGCGCTCGTTATGCAAAATGCTACTGAGAGATACGTACAACTTCTTGAAAAACATACTGATATTGCAGACCGTATTCCGCTACTGCATATCGCATCGCATTTGGGAATCACGCCTACTCAGTTAAGCCGAATCAGGAAGAGTCTCGAAAAAGATTTATAA
- a CDS encoding TolC family protein translates to MKNYITKIVMIAILIVTFISCKVSKDIETPKDAFPENFRSASISSDTTSIGDVEWKKFFTEQDIVKLIDSAVTRNNDLQIAQKNMEIAQYRFTQSKWGNVPQVNLFVNASTSNPSDNSFTGLNLSQAIGAKHIDDYAAGASLSWEADIWGKIRNQKKGAYASYLQSSEVKKALQTTIVANVSKGYYNLLMLDAQLEIAKKNVQLNDSTTNIIKLKYDAGQVTSLAVQQSEAQKLTAAQLVPLLEQNIAIQENALSVLTGSFPNAKERNTLLTSITIENNTKIGIPSSVVSRRPDVKSAELALKAANANVGITKADLYPALRITAQGGLNSFETSNWFNIPASLFGTVAGGLTQPIFNNKRVRTQYNIAVAEREKAVLNFRQQVLVAVSEVADAMVKVEKLQQQETLLQERVKTLQTAIRNANLLFKNGMAEYLEVITAQSNLLQSELELADIKRQHLSANTDLYRALGGGWR, encoded by the coding sequence ATGAAAAATTATATAACCAAAATCGTGATGATTGCCATTTTGATCGTCACATTCATATCCTGTAAAGTTTCTAAGGATATTGAAACTCCAAAAGATGCATTCCCTGAAAATTTCAGGAGTGCATCGATTTCATCCGACACCACTAGTATCGGAGATGTGGAGTGGAAAAAATTCTTTACAGAACAGGATATTGTCAAATTAATTGATAGTGCTGTAACACGTAATAACGATTTACAAATTGCACAGAAAAACATGGAGATTGCGCAATACAGATTTACACAATCAAAATGGGGAAATGTGCCTCAGGTTAATTTATTTGTAAATGCAAGCACCAGCAATCCGTCTGACAATAGTTTTACAGGATTAAATCTAAGTCAGGCGATTGGTGCCAAACATATTGACGATTATGCTGCAGGCGCTTCACTTTCATGGGAAGCAGACATATGGGGGAAAATCAGAAATCAGAAAAAAGGTGCTTACGCCAGTTATCTTCAGTCATCAGAAGTAAAAAAAGCATTGCAGACTACTATTGTGGCAAATGTTTCTAAAGGATATTACAATCTTCTAATGCTTGATGCACAATTGGAAATCGCTAAGAAAAATGTTCAGTTGAATGACAGTACAACCAATATCATCAAATTAAAATACGATGCAGGACAGGTTACTTCATTGGCTGTTCAACAATCTGAAGCACAAAAATTAACTGCTGCTCAATTGGTTCCTTTATTAGAACAAAATATTGCGATTCAGGAAAATGCTTTGAGTGTTTTAACAGGATCTTTTCCGAATGCGAAAGAAAGAAATACGCTTTTGACCAGTATTACAATTGAAAACAATACTAAAATTGGAATTCCATCTTCTGTAGTAAGCAGAAGACCCGATGTAAAAAGTGCAGAATTGGCTTTAAAAGCAGCAAATGCTAATGTTGGAATCACAAAAGCAGATTTATATCCTGCTTTAAGAATCACAGCGCAAGGCGGATTAAACTCTTTCGAAACGAGCAACTGGTTTAATATTCCGGCTTCTTTATTCGGAACTGTAGCCGGTGGTCTGACTCAGCCAATATTCAATAATAAAAGAGTACGAACACAATATAATATCGCTGTAGCGGAAAGAGAAAAAGCAGTTCTAAATTTCAGACAACAAGTTTTGGTTGCTGTAAGTGAAGTTGCGGATGCTATGGTTAAAGTAGAAAAATTACAACAACAGGAAACGCTTCTTCAGGAACGTGTAAAAACATTACAGACAGCTATCAGAAATGCTAATTTATTATTCAAAAATGGTATGGCTGAATATCTTGAAGTAATTACGGCACAATCGAATTTGTTACAAAGCGAATTGGAACTTGCCGACATAAAAAGACAACATTTATCTGCCAATACCGATTTATATCGCGCATTGGGCGGAGGCTGGAGATAA
- a CDS encoding efflux RND transporter permease subunit, with translation MFKIFIQRPVLATVISILLVILGVLGLTKLPLQQFPDIAPPSVLVTAVYPGANAETVLRSVAPSLEESINGVENMTYMSSTASNDGTLAITVFFKLGTDADQAAVNVQNRVAQATSQLPAEVVQQGVITAKQQNSFIMAIGMYTDDESKYDQTFVANYAQINIIPEIKRIPGVGSASIFGGVKDYSMRVWLNPTQMATHNVTPSEVMGAIQDKSLEAAPGKFGERSKEVFEYVIKYKGKLTKPEDYQNIAIRSNADGSVLRLKDVARVELGAYSYNSLTRLNGKKGIVIGVIQLAGSNSNDIQIAINKMMEKASKDFPNGIKHNIFYSTKVSLDQSIEQVEHTLLEAFILVFIVVFIFLQDFRSTLIPAIAVPVAILGTFFFMQLFGFSINLLTLFALILAIGIVVDDAIVVVEAVHAKMEHKHLSPKVATHEAMHEITGAIISITLVMAAVFLPVGFMEGSTGVFYRQFAFTMAIAIVISAVNALTLSPALAALFLKDNHAAHDGNTPYAKQGFKEKFFIGFNNSFESLTNRYVGGLKFLIRNKWVSLGGLALIAFATVVMVKTTPAGFIPTEDQGFIAIAVNTPSGTSLDGTQKVMTEAENTLRGLNSSRFVTAISGFNLLTNSTSPSSAVVFVLLKPNEERGEVKNIDEIMNEVRGKLGAISGGSFFVFSFPTVPGFSNVEALDLVLQDKTGGKLDKFSGISQQFIGELMKRPEIAVAFTSFKADYPQLQLDINDAKADQLGVKVKDILQTMQAYFGSAQASDFNRFGKYYRVVVQADIADRADPTAIDRVFVKNKNGEMVPINTLVKLSRIYGSETASRYNLFNSISINAIPKPGFSSGDAIKAIEEVAAQQLPAGYSYEFSGQTREEISSGGQSATIFLLCLIFIYFLLAAQYESYILPLAVILSIPAGIFGVFVAIGLTGIENNIYVQVALVMLIGLLAKNAILIVEFAVQKRRSGQALIKASIEAAKLRLRPIIMTSLAFVVGLIPMMSAKGPSAQGNHSISIGAAGGMVSGVILGLMIIPVLFIVFQHLQEKVSGKPVAVIHNEEK, from the coding sequence ATGTTCAAAATATTTATACAAAGACCCGTACTGGCAACCGTAATCTCCATTTTACTGGTGATTCTGGGAGTACTTGGACTTACGAAATTGCCTTTACAACAGTTTCCTGATATTGCGCCACCATCGGTTTTGGTAACGGCGGTATATCCCGGAGCTAACGCAGAAACGGTTTTACGTTCTGTGGCACCATCTCTGGAAGAATCTATAAATGGTGTTGAGAATATGACTTATATGAGTTCAACTGCCAGTAATGATGGTACGTTAGCGATTACCGTTTTCTTTAAATTAGGTACAGATGCCGATCAGGCTGCTGTAAACGTTCAGAACAGGGTTGCTCAGGCGACAAGTCAGTTGCCTGCAGAGGTTGTTCAGCAAGGTGTAATTACGGCAAAACAACAAAACAGTTTTATCATGGCAATCGGTATGTATACTGATGATGAGTCAAAATATGATCAGACATTTGTTGCCAATTATGCTCAAATTAATATTATTCCGGAGATTAAACGTATTCCGGGTGTAGGTTCTGCCAGTATTTTTGGTGGTGTAAAAGATTACTCTATGCGTGTTTGGTTAAATCCAACACAAATGGCAACTCACAATGTTACACCAAGCGAAGTTATGGGCGCTATTCAGGATAAAAGTCTGGAAGCGGCTCCAGGTAAATTTGGTGAAAGAAGTAAAGAGGTTTTCGAATATGTAATTAAATACAAAGGAAAACTAACCAAACCTGAAGATTATCAAAATATTGCCATTCGTTCTAACGCAGATGGTTCTGTCCTGCGTTTAAAAGATGTGGCAAGAGTTGAATTGGGCGCTTATTCTTATAACAGTTTAACACGTCTGAATGGTAAAAAAGGAATTGTAATCGGAGTTATTCAGTTAGCAGGTTCAAATTCTAATGATATTCAGATTGCGATTAATAAAATGATGGAAAAAGCTTCAAAAGATTTTCCAAATGGTATTAAACATAACATTTTCTATAGCACAAAAGTTTCTTTAGATCAATCTATTGAGCAAGTAGAACATACATTACTGGAAGCCTTTATCCTGGTATTTATCGTGGTATTTATCTTCTTACAGGATTTCAGATCAACATTAATCCCGGCTATTGCTGTACCTGTAGCAATTTTAGGAACGTTCTTCTTCATGCAGTTATTCGGATTCTCGATTAACCTTCTAACGCTTTTCGCATTAATTCTTGCGATTGGTATTGTGGTAGATGATGCCATTGTAGTGGTCGAAGCCGTGCATGCGAAAATGGAGCATAAACATTTGTCTCCAAAAGTAGCCACGCATGAAGCAATGCACGAAATAACGGGTGCTATTATCTCGATTACGCTGGTAATGGCTGCTGTATTCCTGCCGGTTGGTTTTATGGAAGGCTCAACAGGAGTTTTCTATCGTCAGTTTGCCTTTACGATGGCAATTGCAATTGTAATTTCGGCAGTTAACGCTTTGACTTTAAGTCCTGCCCTTGCCGCTTTATTCTTAAAGGATAATCACGCAGCGCATGATGGAAATACGCCATATGCTAAACAAGGCTTTAAAGAGAAATTCTTTATCGGATTCAATAATAGTTTCGAATCTTTGACCAACCGTTATGTTGGCGGATTAAAATTCTTAATTCGCAATAAATGGGTTAGTTTAGGAGGTTTAGCTTTAATTGCTTTCGCAACGGTTGTAATGGTAAAAACAACTCCGGCTGGATTTATTCCAACTGAAGATCAGGGATTTATTGCAATTGCAGTAAATACACCTTCGGGAACTTCGCTTGACGGAACTCAAAAAGTAATGACTGAAGCAGAAAATACTTTAAGAGGTTTAAATTCATCACGATTTGTAACTGCAATTTCAGGTTTCAACTTATTGACGAATTCTACAAGTCCGTCTTCTGCAGTTGTTTTCGTATTACTTAAACCAAACGAAGAACGTGGAGAGGTTAAAAATATTGACGAAATCATGAATGAAGTCCGCGGAAAATTAGGTGCGATTTCAGGAGGAAGTTTCTTCGTATTTAGTTTCCCGACTGTACCTGGATTTAGTAATGTTGAAGCTTTGGATTTAGTATTGCAGGATAAAACCGGAGGCAAACTGGATAAGTTTAGCGGGATTTCGCAACAATTCATTGGAGAGTTAATGAAACGTCCGGAAATTGCTGTAGCCTTTACCAGTTTCAAAGCCGATTATCCTCAATTACAATTGGATATCAATGATGCCAAAGCAGATCAGTTAGGCGTAAAAGTAAAAGACATTCTACAAACCATGCAGGCGTATTTTGGTAGTGCACAGGCATCTGACTTTAACAGATTTGGTAAATATTACAGAGTTGTAGTTCAGGCCGATATTGCAGACAGAGCAGATCCTACCGCTATTGACCGTGTGTTTGTAAAAAACAAAAATGGCGAAATGGTTCCAATAAATACCCTTGTAAAATTAAGCCGTATTTATGGTTCAGAAACCGCTTCGAGATACAACTTGTTTAACTCAATTTCGATTAATGCGATTCCGAAACCTGGATTTAGTTCGGGAGATGCCATTAAAGCAATTGAAGAAGTGGCAGCGCAACAGTTACCTGCAGGTTATAGTTATGAATTTTCAGGACAAACCCGTGAAGAAATTTCTTCAGGAGGACAATCGGCAACTATTTTCTTATTGTGCCTGATCTTTATCTATTTCTTACTTGCTGCACAGTATGAAAGTTACATCTTGCCTCTTGCTGTAATCTTATCTATCCCTGCAGGTATATTTGGAGTTTTTGTAGCAATTGGATTAACCGGTATCGAAAACAACATTTATGTACAGGTTGCCTTAGTAATGCTTATCGGATTGCTGGCCAAAAATGCGATTCTGATTGTAGAGTTCGCAGTACAAAAAAGACGATCTGGTCAGGCGTTAATAAAAGCTTCTATTGAAGCTGCAAAATTACGTTTGCGCCCAATTATCATGACGTCACTGGCCTTCGTTGTTGGATTGATTCCAATGATGAGTGCCAAAGGTCCATCGGCTCAGGGTAATCACTCTATTAGTATTGGTGCCGCCGGAGGAATGGTTTCGGGAGTAATTCTTGGGTTAATGATTATCCCGGTTTTATTTATCGTATTCCAGCATTTACAAGAAAAAGTTTCCGGAAAACCGGTAGCTGTAATTCATAACGAAGAAAAATAA